One window of Paralichthys olivaceus isolate ysfri-2021 chromosome 20, ASM2471397v2, whole genome shotgun sequence genomic DNA carries:
- the smim13 gene encoding small integral membrane protein 13, producing MWQSVGLTLLVIVATLVCALLFMLFGWYVVWQLFLSKFKFLRELVGDAGTPQAETQPSETKSERTANAPARNRPRTARQRVASPESTS from the exons ATGTGGCAAAGTGTCGGGCTCACGCTGCTGGTCATCGTGGCCACGCTGGTCTGTGCGCTGCTCTTCATGTTGTTTG GTTGGTATGTAGTCTGGCAGCTCTTCTTATCCAAGTTCAAGTTCCTGCGTGAACTTGTCGGGGACGCTGGCACCCCGCAGGCTGAAACTCAACCGTCCGAAACCAAGAGCGAACGTACCGCTAACGCCCCGGCTCGAAATCGGCCCAGGACTGCACGCCAAAGAGTTGCCTCTCCAGAAAGCACTTCGTAG